The following coding sequences lie in one Mus musculus strain C57BL/6J chromosome 11, GRCm38.p6 C57BL/6J genomic window:
- the Qrich2 gene encoding glutamine-rich protein 2 isoform X4: MPPSLVANRVSLRELADLAIGTPEVGAVNFTALHTLIVSILKSLNLQEVLIDFHYPSTETGRGTESLHGTHSAPHLPTSKEKHQSLPRLSQTPQELENQVKDLGNQVLDLTKQFKTMDNKVQGMATQIDQISVPELQQEEEIALVTQQVSLTKFSKIYESEEMMEKPEPTVKMPTEMVQLKPSRTPSLTKPTSVLQDLIEDVKILKQASELQELLQRFNELEKLVKSREEYLDLLSRRLNLLAPGGEEITMVTWEELEQVIGDGWRASKGSSDSSTATVGKHKFTSSDLLPSGMFLRAADQALDSTGGIERISSRDQSRSTTAFRDMAREPSQVISETDRQTYARRDEQLPGQTQRGGIPRTEPFGMDQPRLIDAVMPTTTGQLGVKPPEMYGQELVPVDKAQSGGLPPSGPDKELKKLSTIQLGTVPPSTYQQGMMLPGMDREGTEQAAVRDSGQGPWPTAQQGLIAVGVDQHGLPIPGTGQQGLPPQHMDQRGLVTPGTDQRAFSPSLSDERTLVSLGLMQVSTDQQGFRQSSLTSRFIQPGAEQLRVEQRGVAQPGLDRRSSVPVGTERRASLQALAEKRSSVPIEVEQQSLAQSRAGQQGLGQPSTVSGGLIQPGTDQHLVPPGVDQPSLIQPGAFPLSLAQLGADQQGLIQTDTGQPVWVQPSTDQSGGVQPGAYLPGWVQPSVDQRDLVQVGMDQQELRQPGAVQPGLVQPGAYAPGLMQVGASQDGLLQPGMDQLGLVQPGTAWSLVQPDVDQLDMAQPHGILPGLAQPRGVLPGMVQPGAVQPGVLQPGAVQPGVLQPGAAQPGLVQPGAAQPGLVQPGAAQPGVLQAGAVQPGVLQAGAVQPGMVQQGPVQPGVLQAGAAQPGMVHPGAAQPGMVQPGSVQPGMVQLGAVQPGVLQAGAVQFGMVQPGAVEPGVLRAGAVQLGMVQPGAVQLGVFRAGAVQPGVLQAGAVQPGMVQQGPVQPGVLQAGAVQPGMVQQGPVQPGVLQAGAVQPGMVQQGPVQPGVLQAGAVQPGMVQQGPVQPGVLQSGAVQPGMVQPGILPSGWGQPVAYSLGLGQPGIGQYGLVQPRVDRYGFVQPGVARGLLQPSDSQRALMQPGVGQVEWIQPGMSRRDLVQPGADESGLAQGGMAQQGLVQSGMARQGLAQPGMARQGVAHPGMARQGVAHPGKARQGVAHPGKARQGVAQPDLAQPGAPSEDKFGLAQPIVDQSAFMQPGMDQRGLVQPRMYQYGFVDPSDLQRNFLQPRGVLPRLVQPVVDQGGPLQAGLAQSRMVQPITDQRGPVQPETLQPRQVQPSTSRRGLVQSLLTPYGLMQPGAAQLGLVQPGMEQLGEERRGLLQPGMDQPGLLQPGTDQPGLLQPGADQPGLLQPGADQPGLLQPGADQPGFLQPGADQPGFLQPGAARLDRIQPGMVEPGAGPQGLGQPDLAPPPFIHPGIFPRGIFQPATLPRGFRQPTPTQPDFVTPSIDLRFPTMEVEPQQPQLPQLYQLPTALQTRQGILPEGVHRISGQKAKTRTVEVQYDIEEAGLPEEVQRVEVDTQVSWELSHLDSAAPTAPEQVITDSRTQDSWNYLQQFSSVSETRREQQRQESLPPSFPMAVETLRLIGELISLYLELKEQLKDLDEELAGQTDFEKIQYLITMIVKKTIPQDLAEQLKSLKTLNKEVRQDKAKLEKIQKFVDSAADTTGGKGVKPNHLSLQLGILRVTVSDIEKELNELRESQDRGKATMENSVSEASLYLQDQLDKLRTIIESMLGSSSTLLSMSITPHKSTACLVPGQIDPEATCPACSLDVSHQVSLLVQRYEQLQDMVSGLAASRPSKKAKLQGQDEELLGHVQSAILQVQGDCEKLNITTSNLIEDHRQKQKDIEVLYQGIERLDKEKANREHLEMEIDEKADKSALASKVSRIQFDATTEQLNHMMQELVAKMSGQEQDWQKLLDKLLAEMDSKLDRLELDPLKQMLEDRWKSLRQQLKERPPLYQADEAAAMRRQLLAHFHCLSCDRPLETTVTGQVISVTPIISSMPGHRSVRPYTVFELEQIRQQSRNLKLGSSFPRVDMSQMERSVGRLHSMHSRMLMDMEKVQVHFGGSVKASSQMIRELLHTQCLSHPCYKRGADTADYSYSTVSRRCGGSHTLTYPYRRNRPQHLSPLEEIQIAMKHDEVDILGLDGHIYKGRMDTRLPGILGKDAPGVTKHNKAKLQQLQQLQQLQQLQQLQQLQQAQHARPHAHRQPSLGNMISPPSRPQSAQMIADSKAVPSGQKKDRPVSSEGRLLQSNVSHSSIPTDIASLQGSQQGLNMHIDVPPGEGLEEPTRGPRSTAAH; this comes from the exons ATGCCGCCCTCATTGGTGGCCAACAGGGTCTCCCTCCGGGAGCTAGCCGACCTGGCAATTGGCACTCCAGAGGTGGGCGCGGTGAACTTTACGGCCTTGCACACACTGATAGTGTCCATTCTCAAGAGCCTCAACCTCCAAGAAGTTCTTATCGACTTCCACTACCCATCGACTGAGACTGGCCGCGGAACTGAGTCTCTGCATGGCACTCACAGCGCCCCGCATTTGCCAACCAGCAAAGAGAAGCATCAGAGTCTACCTAGGCTGTCACAGACTCCACAAGAGCTAGAAAACCAGGTGAAGGACTTGGGTAACCAGGTACTGGACCTCACCAAACAGTTTAAAACTATGGACAACAAAGTACAGGGCATGGCCACACAAATAGACCAGATCTCAGTCCCTGAACTCCAGCAGGAAGAGGAGATAGCTCTGGTGACCCAACAGGTATCCCTAACAAAGTTCTCCAAGATCTATGAATCTGAGGAGATGATGGAGAAGCCTGAGCCCACAGTCAAGATGCCCACCGAGATGGTACAACTAAAGCCCTCAAGGACTCCCAGCCTGACCAAG CCCACGAGTGTGCTCCAAGACCTCATAGAAGATGTGAAAATTCTGAAGCAGGCTTCTGAGCTGCAG GAACTCCTTCAACGTTTTAATGAACTGGAGAAACTAGTTAAAAGCCGAGAAGAATACCTG GATCTATTAAGTCGGAGGCTGAATCTTCTTGCTCCGGGTGGTGAAGAAATCACCATGGTCACCTGGGAAGAGCTAGAACAAGTGATTGGTGACGGCTGGAGGGCCTCCAAAGGG AGCTCGGATTCGTCCACAGCAACCGTTGGCAAGCACAAATTTACCTCAAGTGACCTCCTTCCGAGTGGAATGTTTCTCAGAGCTGCTGACCAGGCTCTGGATTCCACTGGTGGTATAGAAAGAATCTCCAGCAGAGATCAAAGCAGATCTACTACTGCATTTCGGGATATGGCCCGTGAGCCATCCCAGGTCATATCCGAGACAGATCGCCAGACATATGCAAGAAGAGATGAGCAACTCCCTGGTCAGACTCAACGTGGTGGGATACCCAGGACGGAACCATTTGGCATGGATCAGCCTAGATTGATAGACGCTGTGATGCCCACCACTACGGGTCAGCTTGGTGTAAAGCCCCCCGAAATGTATGGCCAGGAATTAGTACCTGTTGATAAAGCTCAGAGTGGTGGGCTGCCACCATCAGGACCTGACAAGGAACTGAAAAAACTGAGTACAATCCAGCTTGGTACAGTTCCACCTAGCACGTATCAGCAAGGCATGATGCTTCCTGGAATGGACCGAGAGGGCACGGAACAGGCTGCTGTGCGTGACAGTGGTCAGGGACCATGGCCCACGGCTCAGCAAGGGTTGATAGCAGTAGGCGTAGATCAGCATGGATTGCCGATACCAGGCACAGGCCAGCAAGGACTGCCCCCACAACATATGGATCAGCGGGGTTTGGTAACACCTGGTACAGACCAACGTgcattctctccatctctttcagATGAACGTACCTTGGTGTCACTTGGTTTGATGCAAGTTAGTACAGATCAACAAGGTTTTAGACAGTCCAGCTTAACGTCACGCTTTATACAACCTGGTGCAGAACAGCTCAGGGTAGAGCAGCGTGGTGTAGCGCAGCCTGGTTTAGATCGGCGCAGTTCAGTGCCTGTAGGGACAGAACGGCGGGCTTCATTGCAGGCTCTTGCAGAGAAACGTAGTTCAGTGCCCATTGAGGTAGAACAGCAGAGTCTGGCACAGTCTAGGGCAGGTCAGCAAGGTTTAGGACAACCTAGCACAGTTTCGGGTGGTTTGATACAGCCTGGCACAGACCAACATTTGGTGCCTCCTGGTGTAGATCAGCCTAGCTTGATTCAACCTGGTGCATTTCCACTTAGTTTGGCACAACTTGGTGCAGATCAGCAAGGTCTAATACAAACAGACACAGGGCAGCCTGTTTGGGTTCAACCAAGCACAGATCAGAGTGGCGGGGTACAGCCTGGTGCATATCTGCCCGGTTGGGTACAGCCTAGTGTAGATCAACGTGACTTAGTACAAGTTGGAATGGATCAGCAGGAGCTGAGACAACCTGGTGCAGTTCAGCCCGGGCTGGTGCAGCCAGGTGCATATGCACCTGGGTTGATGCAAGTTGGTGCAAGTCAGGATGGTTTGCTTCAACCTGGAATGGATCAGCTTGGTCTGGTACAGCCTGGTACAGCCTGGAGTTTGGTGCAGCCTGATGTAGATCAGCTTGATATGGCACAACCACATGGAATTCTGCCTGGCCTGGCACAACCACGTGGAGTTCTGCCTGGCATGGTCCAACCAG GTGCAGTTCAGCCTGGTGTGTTGCAACCAGGTGCAGTTCAGCCTGGTGTGTTGCAACCAGGTGCAGCTCAGCCTGGCTTGGTCCAGCCAGGTGCAGCTCAGCCTGGCTTGGTCCAGCCAGGTGCAGCTCAGCCTGGTGTGTTGCAAGCAGGTGCAGTTCAGCCTGGTGTGTTGCAAGCAGGTGCAGTTCAGCCTGGCATGGTCCAGCAGGGTCCAGTTCAGCCTGGTGTGTTGCAAGCAGGTGCAGCTCAGCCTGGCATGGTCCATCCGGGTGCAGCTCAGCCTGGCATGGTCCAGCCGGGTTCAGTTCAGCCTGGCATGGTCCAGCTAGGTGCAGTTCAGCCTGGCGTGTTGCAAGCAGGTGCAGTTCAGTTTGGCATGGTCCAGCCGGGTGCAGTTGAGCCTGGTGTGTTGCGAGCCGGTGCAGTTCAGCTTGGCATGGTCCAGCCGGGTGCAGTTCAGCTTGGTGTGTTTCGAGCAGGTGCAGTTCAGCCTGGTGTGTTGCAAGCAGGTGCAGTTCAGCCTGGCATGGTCCAGCAAGGTCCAGTTCAGCCTGGTGTGTTGCAAGCAGGTGCAGTTCAGCCTGGCATGGTCCAGCAAGGTCCAGTTCAGCCTGGTGTGTTGCAAGCAGGTGCAGTTCAGCCTGGCATGGTCCAGCAAGGTCCAGTTCAGCCTGGTGTGTTGCAAGCAGGTGCAGTTCAGCCTGGCATGGTCCAGCAAGGTCCAGTTCAGCCTGGTGTGTTGCAATCAGGTGCAGTTCAGCCTGGCATGGTCCAGCCTGGTATACTTCCTAGTGGTTGGGGGCAGCCTGTTGCATACTCACTTGGCTTGGGCCAACCTGGTATAGGTCAGTATGGTTTGGTTCAGCCAAGAGTTGATCGATATGGTTTTGTGCAGCCCGGTGTAGCACGTGGTTTACTCCAACCTAGTGACAGTCAGCGCGCTTTGATGCAACCTGGAGTAGGTCAAGTTGAGTGGATACAACCTGGAATGAGTCGTCGTGATTTAGTACAACCTGGTGCAGATGAGAGTGGTTTAGCCCAAGGTGGAATGGCTCAGCAGGGTTTGGTACAATCTGGCATGGCCCGGCAGGGTTTGGCACAACCTGGCATGGCCCGGCAGGGTGTGGCACACCCTGGCATGGCCCGGCAGGGTGTGGCACACCCTGGCAAGGCCCGGCAGGGTGTGGCACACCCTGGCAAGGCCCGGCAGGGTGTGGCACAACCTGACTTGGCACAACCTGGAGCACCTAGTGAGGACAAGTTTGGCTTGGCACAGCCTATAGTGGACCAGAGTGCTTTTATGCAGCCTGGCATGGACCAACGTGGCTTGGTACAGCCTAGAATGTACCAGTATGGTTTTGTGGACCCTTCTGATCTTCAGCGTAACTTCTTGCAACCCAGAGGAGTTTTGCCTAGGTTAGTCCAGCCTGTCGTGGATCAGGGTGGTCCGCTGCAGGCTGGACTGGCTCAGTCTAGGATGGTGCAGCCTATCACGGATCAGAGAGGCCCGGTGCAGCCTGAAACTCTTCAGCCTAGGCAGGTGCAGCCTAGTACAAGCCGTCGAGGCCTGGTGCAGTCTCTCCTGACTCCGTATGGCCTGATGCAGCCAGGTGCAGCTCAACTTGGTTTGGTGCAGCCTGGCATGGAGCAGCTAGGGGAAGAAAGGCGTGGCTTACTGCAGCCTGGCATGGATCAGCCTGGTTTGTTGCAGCCTGGGACAGATCAGCCTGGTTTGTTGCAGCCTGGGGCAGATCAGCCTGGTTTGTTGCAGCCTGGGGCAGATCAGCCTGGTTTGTTGCAGCCTGGGGCAGATCAGCCTGGTTTCTTACAGCCTGGGGCAGATCAGCCTGGTTTCTTACAGCCTGGGGCAGCTAGGCTGGACAGGATACAGCCTGGGATGGTTGAGCCTGGTGCAGGCCCTCAGGGTTTGGGTCAGCCTGACTTGGCCCCACCTCCTTTTATTCACCCTGGTATATTTCCTCGTGGTATATTTCAACCTGCTACACTTCCACGTGGTTTCAGACAACCCACTCCAACTCAGCCAGACTTTGTAACACCAAGCATAGACCTTCGCTTTCCAACAATGGAGGTTGAACCTCAGCAACCACAATTGCCCCAGTTATATCAGCTTCCTACAGCACTCCAAACCAGGCAAGGTATACTTCCTGAAGGGGTCCATCGGATCTCAGGTCAAAAAGCCAAGACAAGGACAGTTGAAGTTCAGTATGATATAGAAGAGGCTGGCCTGCCTGAAGAAGTCCAGAGAGTTGAGGTGGATACCCAGGTCTCTTGGGAGCTAAGTCACCTTGACTCGGCTGCCCCAACTGCCCCAGAACAAGTTATCACCGACTCCAGGACTCAGGATTCCTGGAACTATCTCCAGCAGTTCTCATCAGTAAGCGAGACTCGTCGAGAGCAGCAGCGGCAGGAGTCACTGCCTCCAAGCTTCCCCATGGCGGTGGAAACACTGCGCCTGATCGGGGAGCTCATCTCCCTCTATTTAGAACTGAAGGAACAGTTGAAAGACTTGGACGAGGAACTGGCCGGCCAGACTGACTTCGAGAAAATCCAGTACCTGATCACAATGATAG TCAAAAAGACCATACCCCAGGACCTGGCAGAGCAGCTGAAGAGCCTAAAGACGTTGAACAAGGAAGTTCGGCAGGACAAGGCAAAA CTAGAGAAGATACAGAAGTTTGTGGACAGTGCTGCTGACACCACCGGAGGGAAGGGAGTGAAACCTAACCATCTGAGCTTGCAGCTGGGCATCCTCAG AGTCACCGTGTCTGACATCGAGAAGGAGCTGAACGAGCTGAGAGAGAGCCAGGACCGAGGCAAGGCCACCATGGAGAACTCTGTCTCTGAGGCGTCTCTTTACCTACAGGATCAG CTGGACAAGCTCAGAACCATCATTGAGAGCATGCTGGGCAGCTCCTCCACGCTGCTCTCCATGAGCATAACCCCACACAAGTCCACCGCCTGCCTAGTGCCCGGCCAGATCGACCCCGAGGCCACCTGTCCGGCCTGCAGtctggatgtgagccaccaagtcAGTCTGCTGGTCCAGCGCTACGAGCAGCTACAGGACATGGTCAGTGGCCTCGCTGCCTCCAGACCCTCCAAGAAGGCCAAGCTGCAGGGCCAG GATGAGGAGCTGCTGGGCCACGTGCAGAGCGCCATCCTACAAGTCCAGGGTGACTGTGAGAAGCTCAACATTACCACGAGCAACCTCATTGAGGACCATCggcagaagcagaaagacatTGAA GTGCTGTATCAGGGGATAGAAAGGCTGGATAAGGAAAAGGCCAACAGAGAGCACCTGGAGATGGAGATTGATGAG AAAGCCGACAAGAGCGCTCTGGCATCCAAAGTGAGCCGGATCCAGTTTGATGCCACTACAGAGCAGCTGAACCACATGATGCAGGAACTGGTGGCCAAGATGAGCGGACAGGAGCAAGACTGGCAGAAACTTCTGGATAAGCTCCTGGCAGAGATGGACAGcaag CTGGACCGCCTGGAGCTGGATCCGTTGAAGCAGATGCTGGAGGACCGCTGGAAATCACTGCGGCAGCAGCTCAAAGAGCGCCCTCCACTCTACCAGGCCGACGAGGCGGCTGCCATGCGGAG GCAGCTCTTGGCTCATTTCCACTGCTTGTCCTGTGACCGTCCCTTGGAGACAACTGTGACTGGACA AGTCATCTCTGTGACCCCCATAATTTCGAGCATGCCAGGGCACCGTTCCGTCCGGCCTTACACTGTGTTTGAACTAGAGCAGATCCGACAGCAAAGCAGAAA CCTGAAGCTGGGCAGCAGCTTCCCTCGGGTTGACATGTCACAGATGGAGAGAAGCGTGGGGCGTCTGCACAGCATGCACTCCCGGATGCTGATGGACATGGAGAAGGTGCAGGTCCACTTCGGAGGCTCTGTGAAGGCCAGCAGCCAGATGATCCGAGAGCTGCTGCACACCCAGTGCCTCAGCCACCCATGCTACAAACG GGGAGCAGACACAGCAGATTACAGCTACTCGACTGTATCCCGTCGCTGTGGGGGCAGCCACACCCTCACCTACCCCTACCGGCGAAACCGCCCGCAGCACCTGTCTCCACTGGAGGAGATCCAGATCGCCATGAAG CATGATGAGGTTGACATCCTGGGCCTCGACGGACACATCTACAAGGGACGGATGGATACACGGTTGCCAGGCATCCTAGGGAAAGATG CCCCAGGAGTGACAAAACACAACAAGGCTAAGCTCCAGCAGCTCCAACAactgcagcagctgcagcagctccAACAactgcagcagctgcagcaggccCAGCATGCCCGGCCCCACGCACACAGGCAGCCAAGCCTGGGCAACATGATCTCGCCACCCTCTCGGCCTCAGAGTGCACAGATGATAGCGGACAGCAAAGCAG TTCCTTCAGGGCAAAAGAAAGACAGACCAGTCTCCTCTGAGGGGCGTCTCCTGCAGTCGAATGTGAGCCATTCATCCATCCCTACAGACATAGCCAGTCTGCAGGGTAGCCAACAGGGGCTGAACATGCACATTGACGTGCCTCccggggaggggctggaggagcCCACCCGGGGACCACGGTCCACCGCTGCTCACTGA